The DNA region agagagagaaaaaaatgtcgTGACAGAAAAGTCAGGGAAATCAAAGAAGCAAAGCTGTGAACTTCGTTAATGACCGACCGATCTTCcatcctttgttttcttctatcAGCCAAAAGAAATTATGGGTTTTACTTAGAATTGCTAAAGAAAGATGGGTTTCTTTGGTTTCAATGGATCATCACTCTATTCTTCTTTAAAATCTTCAATGGATTTTTGGTTCCAAAATGAAAGACtgaatttttgttatggatGTGCTATTCTCTTTGTTCTTCTTTGCATTATCCTTTACAACTTCTCCACAAGACTGCTcagattcttctcttcttcttcttcttcttcttcttctaggcGACATagcgtttcttcttcttctccagctGCTTCTGCTACTGATATTGCCTCCTCTAATTCCAGGTACTTAGCTTTTCTTATTCGATCTGGTCCCTGTTgaaaatcattattttcttcttttcttctacgTTGATGCtttctttttggttatttttcatttttgttattgtttggtGTTTGTGTTGAATTGGGGTTGGTTTAATTGAATCAAAGTTTCAATCTTGGGTGGATTTTTGTCACTGACATGCAAGTTCTGTTATTTTCTGCTGCTTATGCAGGGTTTCAGAGATTGTTTCAGTAGCTGACTTGAAgtttttgattgagaatttggaTGAGAAGCTAACTGAGAATGAGAAATGGGAAAACGTTACAAATAAGAGAAACAATCTTCTAGCATATACCGCCAAATGTTTCAAACCTAAGGTTAGTTGCCTTCtactactaatactaataatgtTGTACTGTTTTCAATTTGCTAAAAGTTTTCTCCTTTTGGTTGGTTGAATATATTAATTGCGTTCATTTcagagtttaatttttaatgtgttttatgAGTTCATATTACTTATGGTACAAAGGCGGGGCGTGAccaattgatttcttttttgtatcGGGATCGGTTATTATTGGTGGAGACTGGAGAGTGCTATTAGAGTGAATTAATGAAACGTGGTGTTTTCTTGTTGCATATTTGCAGGATGCTCCTATAAAGTACTTGAGCTTGACGGTGTTTGAAAATTGCACCATGGAGGTGCTAAGGGACTTTTACATGGACAATGAATACAGAAAGCAGTGGGATAAGACCGTGGTTGAACATGAGCAGCTGCAGGTGGATAGAACTAATGGAACTGAAATTGGTTGCACAATAAAGAAATTTCCTCTCTTGACGCCAAGGGAATATGTTTTAGCATGGAGATTGTGGGAAGGAAAAGATAAAActttttattgctttattaAGGTAATGATCAACTGCAATCAGTTTGAAAGCATTAGTTAGTTGTTGCATTTTACAATGTGATTTACCTGCATGGACTTGCTACCATGAGTTCATCATCTCGATGgctaattcttaatttatattttgatgttgATGATCATGTCTAGGAATGCGAACACCCTTTAGCTGTAAGACAGAGGAGGTTTGTACGAGTGAAGTTCTTTAGATCTGGTTGGAGAATCAGTAAAGGTAAGTTCCTCACCTGGCTTTTTGCAGTGATTTCTTGTCATTGCAAAATGGTcagacaaacaaaaaaagagcatGATGTGTCTCGTTGTcatattgaacttttttttacattatttagCTCTTAAGTTTCATATTTATTTGGAATTCAGTATTTTCTACAAATCATCTCTCTGACATTGCAGTGTAGacgaacataaaaaacaaacaaacaaggaaTGAAACGTCTCATATTGAGCTTTATTGACACTGATTTTGggccttttattttcatatttgtttggAATTTAGTATTTTAGAGAGCTTGCATGTTTCTTTCCAGCTTGAAGTATTTAGCTCAGACTCAGTTTGATTTATATCATGTTTTCTTCTGGAGTTTGTATTACTATTCATATAGTTAGAAATGGAACATCCTTTGGTGCTACTGAACGTTTCTTCATGCAAGATATTGATcacttttgttttggtttggtaCTATTCATCATCTGGTCTATGTTTGGAGACTATGTCCATGATTTTCAATTTGCCTGATCTCTTAGTTCTTCTTAAATGAAAACagtttatttttggattgtCTATTACCTATTCTTTTAACTCTTCCTAAATGGAAGTAGTTTACttgtttattgattattttgtaatttcaatCACTTTATTTTACAGTCCCTGGTAGAAACGCTTGTCAGATCAAAATGTTTCACCAAGAAGATGCTGGTTTGAATTTGGAGATGGCAAAGTTGGCTTTCTCAAGGGGCATATGGAGCTATGTATGCAAGATGAATGATGCACTACGCAAATACTCTCTGATGAGTCATCCTTGGACAGGTCCAGCTGTTACTGCAGTGACTCTTATCCAGAAGGTGAGCACCAGCATCTTGAAATACCGGTGttgttaaagaaaatatttttgacttaGCACAGCCTATCAATAGAATACTGGTGAAGTCAAGGTTTCCTGAAGAACATTACacataatattcaaaatatgtaGTGTAAATGACTCAGTTTCCAAAACCTTGGGTAGGTGATTAAACTGCCAAAAttactgaaaaagaaaaaattacttgCTTCATTATATTGAGATCATCAAATTTGTGTTTTCTCTTGTGGCATAGGTTCCACCTGAACTAGAAACAATGAACACTGTTGTGGATACTCGGGCAACTTCAACATTGATTGCCTCACAGGGACTAGATACTGGCGAAGCCAAAGAGAAGAAATTCCTGAGAAGGCCATCTAAAAAAATTGTCGCAAATGGTCTGCTTCTTCTAGGGGGTGTAATCTTCCTGTCCCGTGGGCACTCTAGCCTTGGTGCTAAAGTTGCCATGGCATATATCCTGACAAAGCTGAGAAAACATGATGCCTCGTCAGGCCAAGAAAGGGAAAGATGATGTACATGATGACATTGTATGACCAAGACTAATGGTGGTGGACCTCATAAAGCTTGTTTCCGCATATTCTGTTAACTAGAGCATGAAATCTGACATTTATGCATCTTAAGGAGAGTGCATATTTAGTCCGTGTAGGAGTGAGCTGAATTTCTTTCTCACCAGTGGTAGTTTGGTTCCTTGAATACTAAGTGTATAGAAAAGTTGTGacttaattattcttattaCCATTTTCCACTAAAGCCATCTTCAGGAAGTCAGGAGCCAACACCAAGGTTTGAAGATTGAGCCAACACAAAAAGTTTGGAAAGCTTAAATGTAGAGAGCTCTCATCTTGTATCCTCTTGAAGACTCGAGATTTGCAGTATCAAGATTAGCCGTGACGAAATTGCTGGGCCGTGCTCGATTGTCACTGCAGTTGCTTCTGCCtttgaaagtgttttctaaGTTGTGTTTTGGctgacaaattttttttaagaaatattattttaatatactttaaaaaaacactttcactGTATTATTAATCACATTATAAATTACTAAACATAATATAGGAgacctttttttgttctttatttgccttaatttgttttgacttttgacctaaaattcaattcaaggcTGCCATCACTGAATTAAGGGCACAAAAAGCAAGCTTGAAAAGGGTACGAATCATATAAAATGATCATAACAAAGCTTGATATGGCAATTACCAAATTGTGGAGTATTTATTGACAGGAGACATTCTCTCCTAGTGATTTTCCACATTcctaaattttcattaatttactCCTGTATAATTATTGTCATCCTTTCAGTTAGAATATATTGATATGAATGAAATAGATTATATTGATACGAATGGAATGGAGAATTGTGCTTTGCCATGTTATGTAAAACTTTCAGGGATTTTAGAAATTACACTATCACCATATAagattcctttttaaaaaaaaaaaaaaattatagataataaCTAAGAAGATGTGActgtttagtttttaaataccataaaatttctcatataaataattgtaatttatGCGCAAATTGGCTTGAAGATACCTTTGACCATCCGTAAAATATAAGGATACGTAACtatagtaggaaaaaaaaaaaaaaaaaaccatggattATGAAAAAGGCTCGGAGAAAAACGGCTAATGAAAGGAAGGAAGACTGTAATAGAAGGCTTTATTACTCGGCAATAACTTGTAAGGCTGGAAAACATTGACACTCTCATTTCTCCTGATCATTCGCTCTCCTTTTTTCTCTGCAAAAATGCCACTCACTTTTTTAGCCCTCTTCCTTCAAAAATAgccaacttttcttttctttcttttttttcaaaaaagaaaattcctCAAGCTTCCCCAGCCGAAGAAATAATAAACAAAGAACATGCAGGAGAAAACTCCCATTTCCTTGTTGCTCCTAGACGGCCAGGAACTTCTTGTTGTTGGCTGAATTCTGAAACGTCATTATTCATCGCCATCCCCTTGATAGCTTGAATAACTTGTTGCTTTTATAAGCACATCACTCTTTTCTTCTGCTTAAATATTGGTTTATGTTTTGGTGTAGGACAATGCACCATAGTCTTGTAGGGTTCTTGATTGTCTCTCTTGGAATTCTGACCACCTTGGTCCATTCAAAGACTGATTCTGATGATGGTATGTACCGTACACCATTTGTGGATGCACTGAAattctaattgattttactttacattttgttttgattctcCTGGTAATTACCATAGTTGAATGAGGTAATGGTGTTTAGGAACTATGTAACATTTTGTAAGGTTCCTTTCacagataaaatatatatgtcgGCTCTTAAGGTTGATCAGAGGTTGAAATTTCTGTGCATGTTTAACCTCAGGAGAGAatgtaatttgatttatttaacaCCATTCAAGGGTGATCTATGATCTACATTGCCTTTATCAATACCATAACCATTTGTTGTTTAATCAATGGATAGTGAAAGCTATTCTCtctaaatgcaaaaaataactTCTGATGGGGTGTTCTTAGTTCTCATAGATTGGATCTGTCAAGGCATATTTACAACTACTTCTTCATGTATATCTAGATAAACACATTCAATATGAAAATAACTATGCtgaaaatttcatttcaatataCAGTTGTAATGTTTGAATCAAGTTGAACCCTTTTTGaggctaaataaataatagaagaaAACCATAAGCTCAATTTTCACCTCCAATAGTCCAATGGTCTAGGTTTAAAGCGGAACCTGTAATGGAATGCGAACCGATGGGTTTAAGTTATAGAAAATAGAAGCTTTTCTTTAGAAGTATTTCAATCTGGTTATTGGATCCCTTGTGCTCCACTGAAGAACTGGTTGTTTTAGCTATAAGTTTGGACCAAAACTGGATACAAGTAGGCTTAAAAGCTTCAAATATTTGAGGACAGCATTAAAACTGTGAACCcttcttttatgattttcaatCACATAATCATAATTTGCTGAGTATCTATatgattagaaaataataagttACTTTCATATGTAGTTGTATTTAAAGATTCTGATGTTTCCAATATTGTGATTGCAGTTTCGGCTTTGAATGTGATGTTTACAAGCTTAAATTCTCCTTCAAAACTGAGTGGATGGAAATCAAGAGGTGGAGACCCTTGTGGAGACTCATGGGAAGGGATCCAATGCTCAGGCTCATCTGTGACTCAAATGTAGTTAGATTTGCTTATCCAAGTATATCCAGTGAACAGATCTTACATTTCATAAATTTAGCAGGAATAACCCTGAAATTTCTGAATGCTGCCTTCTATTTGTCAAAATTTTGCAGAAAGTTATCTGGACTTGGACTTACTGGATCACTGGGTTACCAGCTATCAAACTTGAAATCTGTCACCTACTTGTGAGGCCCAGCTTCTAAATCACAGCACTTCTTACACTACTTTTTTCTGATGAAGGAACATAACCTCAATGCTTTTTGTATTATTTGTGATAGTACAGTGATGTGAGCAAAAACAACCTCAATAATGATATACCATACCAACTTCCTCCCAATACAGTTAACTTGTAAGTCTCctgacattttcttttattaatattgaatataCCAACAAATTTATCTGGAGCAAGATAAAACAAGCCTTTTTTATTTACCCTAGCTCACTTTTATACTGGAAAGATTGAATACAATGTGTTTGATATTAATCTTGTAAGGTTTAATATGCAGAGATCTTTCTAATAATGGCTTCACTGGAAATGTGCCCTACTCAATTTCACAGATGACTAAACTTCAATACCTGTAAGCAAACTTGGTCTGTCCTTTGTTACCAAACCTTCCAGTTGTTCAGAATGAATACTCATTGCTTGATGCTTCCTCCAGAAAtcttaatcataataaaatcaatggaCTGCTGAGTGATATGTTTCAAAAACTCACTAAACTCAAAACAATGTAAGTACTACTAACCGAAATCAAAAGGTTGtgactctttttctttttgaatttatgGTCCACACTCATGGAGATGAATGACAGGGATCTATCCCACAACTCGATCTCTGGGAATCTGCCTCAAAGTTTTTCTGCACTCAAAAGCCTCAGCACACTGTAAGAGGTTATAAAATCTTCATTAATGTGCCTTTAGTTTCTTGTTGTGATTGTTTGCCTTTGTACAGGCATTTGCAAGATAATAAATTCACTGATACCTTAGATGTCCTCGCCGCACTCCCCCTTAAAGATTTGTAAGTTACCTTCTGCACAGTTCAATTAAGCAGCTCTAGTTCTTGAGTTTAGGTGAGAAATATTGATAATTGTACAAAATTCAGAAGTCCTCAATCACTGCATTAATTTGATAGTTGGATACAGCATATGTGAGTAGCGTTCACTTTGCACTTGTTGGGAAAACCAGCACTTCACTTGATTCATGTATAAGAATGATGAAACTTAAATACAGTAGTTGATGTTAGTGGAGAGTAAAGGACTCACTTACATGAATACACTGTTCCACCGGCAGGAATGTTGAAGACAACGAGTTCACTGGCTGGGTCCCTGATTCGCTGGAGGGCATTGATAATCTGGAGTAAGAACACTCTAAatcagcatttttttttttgaggatgTAGGTTGTAAGAAAATGCTTCGCTGACTTTGTGATTCTATTTTCTGAAGAACCGGGGGGAATTCGTGGTCATCTGGTCATGCTCCTCGTGGTAAATCTAGTTCAGGCCATGAAAAGGGAGGTGGAAAGAAGGGCATGAGTGGACTCGCTATAGTTTTAATAGTATTGGCTTCACTGGTTGTTCTTGTACTTCTCCTATTactattttcaagaaaaaggtCATCTCCATCTTCAAATTTTCTTGACGAGGAGAAAGGTAGCCGGCATAGAACATTTACTCCCCTTTCATCACAAGAACTATCCAATCACACGATTGCTTCCATAAAGAAAGAGTTTAAAGGTATTTATTTGACCGACTTCCAGCATCATTTTATGGTTGACAACTTTGCTATGCTTTCTGCTCGCACCATAATGTCACTGTTTAATGATGTCTCGTGCCAACTGTGCATTCTGATGGCGCTGTTGGTGTGAAATTAACAATATGATTTACTGGTGACAGAAACTGAGTCACTCAATTCATCTGGTCCGATTGATATAAAGACTTTCCAAAAAGCTGCTTCCATGGGCTGCAAGCCTCCACCTTCCAATTTTTCTCAGTCTATAAATGACAACCAGTTTGCAAGCTGTCTAAATCCAGGAAGGAACACCTCTGTTCGTGCCGTAGC from Populus alba chromosome 14, ASM523922v2, whole genome shotgun sequence includes:
- the LOC118037562 gene encoding protein STRUBBELIG-RECEPTOR FAMILY 5-like isoform X2 yields the protein MFWCRTMHHSLVGFLIVSLGILTTLVHSKTDSDDVSALNVMFTSLNSPSKLSGWKSRGGDPCGDSWEGIQCSGSSVTQIKLSGLGLTGSLGYQLSNLKSVTYFDVSKNNLNNDIPYQLPPNTVNLDLSNNGFTGNVPYSISQMTKLQYLNLNHNKINGLLSDMFQKLTKLKTMDLSHNSISGNLPQSFSALKSLSTLHLQDNKFTDTLDVLAALPLKDLNVEDNEFTGWVPDSLEGIDNLETGGNSWSSGHAPRGKSSSGHEKGGGKKGMSGLAIVLIVLASLVVLVLLLLLFSRKRSSPSSNFLDEEKGSRHRTFTPLSSQELSNHTIASIKKEFKETESLNSSGPIDIKTFQKAASMGCKPPPSNFSQSINDNQFASCLNPGRNTSVRAVAFSLTDLQTATGNFAPGRLIGEGSLGRVYRAKYPDGKVLAVKTIDLSLLQGAKPEDFSEIVTSISKVHHPNIAELVGYCAEQGHNMLIYDYFRNGSLHGFLHVADDYSKPLTWNTRVRIALGMARAVEYLHEVCSPSFIHKNIKSSNILLDNELNPCLCDYGLENFHHRTSQNLGVGYNAPECTKPPAYTTKSDVYSFGVVMLELLTGRKPFDSSRPKSEQCLVRWATPQLHDIDSLEKMVDPALRGLYPPKSVSRFADIIALCAQKFKRLVNSSKRSNILRCIFGITRRSLNFGHLCQR
- the LOC118035367 gene encoding uncharacterized protein, producing MGFFGFNGSSLYSSLKSSMDFWFQNERLNFCYGCAILFVLLCIILYNFSTRLLRFFSSSSSSSSSRRHSVSSSSPAASATDIASSNSRVSEIVSVADLKFLIENLDEKLTENEKWENVTNKRNNLLAYTAKCFKPKDAPIKYLSLTVFENCTMEVLRDFYMDNEYRKQWDKTVVEHEQLQVDRTNGTEIGCTIKKFPLLTPREYVLAWRLWEGKDKTFYCFIKECEHPLAVRQRRFVRVKFFRSGWRISKVPGRNACQIKMFHQEDAGLNLEMAKLAFSRGIWSYVCKMNDALRKYSLMSHPWTGPAVTAVTLIQKVPPELETMNTVVDTRATSTLIASQGLDTGEAKEKKFLRRPSKKIVANGLLLLGGVIFLSRGHSSLGAKVAMAYILTKLRKHDASSGQERER
- the LOC118037562 gene encoding protein STRUBBELIG-RECEPTOR FAMILY 5-like isoform X1, which gives rise to MFWCRTMHHSLVGFLIVSLGILTTLVHSKTDSDDVSALNVMFTSLNSPSKLSGWKSRGGDPCGDSWEGIQCSGSSVTQIKLSGLGLTGSLGYQLSNLKSVTYFDVSKNNLNNDIPYQLPPNTVNLDLSNNGFTGNVPYSISQMTKLQYLNLNHNKINGLLSDMFQKLTKLKTMDLSHNSISGNLPQSFSALKSLSTLHLQDNKFTDTLDVLAALPLKDLNVEDNEFTGWVPDSLEGIDNLETGGNSWSSGHAPRGKSSSGHEKGGGKKGMSGLAIVLIVLASLVVLVLLLLLFSRKRSSPSSNFLDEEKGSRHRTFTPLSSQELSNHTIASIKKEFKETESLNSSGPIDIKTFQKAASMGCKPPPSNFSQSINDNQFASCLNPGRNTSVRAVAFSLTDLQTATGNFAPGRLIGEGSLGRVYRAKYPDGKVLAVKTIDLSLLQGAKPEDFSEIVTSISKVHHPNIAELVGYCAEQGHNMLIYDYFRNGSLHGFLHVADDYSKPLTWNTRVRIALGMARAVEYLHEVCSPSFIHKNIKSSNILLDNELNPCLCDYGLENFHHRTSQNLGVGYNAPECTKPPAYTTKSDVYSFGVVMLELLTGRKPFDSSRPKSEQCLVRWATPQLHDIDSLEKMVDPALRGLYPPKSVSRFADIIALCAQAEPEFRPPMSEVVQALVRLVQRSSMNLRDDITISSQMEDSDY